One Dehalococcoidia bacterium genomic window carries:
- a CDS encoding aminoacyl-tRNA deacylase — MKTAAVKILERLKLPYELRAYEEEALSADEAAHKLGLPLDRVFKTLVVRGDRGGVVLACLPGSGTLSLKKLAAASGNKRCELVEVEEIHRLTGYLRGGVSPLGARKGYPLFLDASAQRHETIGVSAGMRGLELLLAADALVTAGRATLTDLAE; from the coding sequence GTGAAGACCGCCGCCGTCAAGATCCTGGAGCGACTGAAGCTGCCCTACGAGCTGCGCGCCTACGAAGAGGAGGCGCTGAGCGCGGACGAGGCGGCGCACAAGCTCGGCCTACCGCTGGACCGCGTCTTCAAGACGCTGGTCGTGCGCGGCGATCGGGGCGGCGTCGTGCTCGCCTGTCTGCCCGGCAGCGGCACGCTCAGCCTGAAGAAGCTCGCCGCCGCCAGCGGCAACAAGCGCTGCGAGCTGGTCGAAGTGGAGGAGATCCACCGCCTCACCGGCTACCTGCGGGGCGGCGTCTCGCCCCTCGGCGCCCGCAAGGGCTATCCCCTCTTCCTCGACGCCAGCGCACAGCGGCACGAGACGATCGGTGTCAGCGCCGGCATGCGCGGGCTGGAGTTGCTGCTTGCGGCCGACGCGCTGGTCACGGCCGGCCGCGCCACGCTCACCGACCTGGCCGAATAG
- a CDS encoding LysR family transcriptional regulator — protein MLGELSLFRLQVFVTLVERGGYSAAAAQLDVAQPTVSFHVRALERALGARLVTYRDRAVHLTPEGEALFRTAKAMLRDGEQLAQAIEHIQAGQDGTLTLGASMAFEQPFFFERVVAPFARKRPRAALSLRFGHSMRLARAVLEHELDLAIVLDWRLPAGVQYEPLHRADFVFVAAQSHPLARRRDVTAAAVAEAGIIIAPIGDAETVAYGELLRASGLRGQRVALEVDGIQARVLAARAGLGVLGIFVPPYAGELAFNGLAPLRLPGPPPSTEFGLVNREGRPWTPLMTAFAAWLREVSSAAGHLPPAKPPSTLGG, from the coding sequence GTGCTCGGTGAATTGAGCCTCTTCCGCCTGCAGGTGTTCGTCACCCTGGTGGAGCGCGGCGGCTACTCGGCCGCGGCGGCGCAGCTCGACGTGGCGCAGCCCACGGTCTCGTTTCACGTGCGGGCACTGGAGCGCGCGCTGGGCGCCCGCCTGGTGACCTACCGGGATCGAGCCGTGCACCTGACGCCGGAGGGCGAGGCGCTCTTTCGCACGGCGAAGGCGATGCTGCGCGACGGCGAGCAACTCGCCCAGGCGATCGAGCACATCCAGGCCGGGCAGGACGGCACGCTCACGCTCGGCGCCAGCATGGCCTTCGAGCAGCCGTTCTTCTTCGAGCGGGTGGTCGCGCCCTTCGCGCGGAAGCGGCCGCGGGCGGCGCTCTCGCTGCGCTTCGGCCACAGCATGCGGCTGGCGCGGGCCGTGCTGGAGCACGAGCTGGACCTGGCGATCGTGCTCGACTGGCGGCTGCCGGCGGGCGTGCAGTACGAGCCGCTGCACCGCGCCGACTTCGTCTTCGTCGCGGCCCAGAGCCATCCGCTGGCGCGGCGGCGGGATGTCACCGCCGCCGCGGTGGCCGAGGCCGGCATCATCATCGCGCCGATCGGCGACGCCGAGACCGTGGCCTACGGCGAGCTGCTGCGCGCCTCCGGCCTGCGTGGCCAGCGGGTGGCGCTCGAAGTGGACGGCATCCAGGCGCGGGTACTGGCGGCGCGCGCGGGCCTCGGCGTGCTCGGCATCTTCGTGCCGCCCTACGCCGGCGAGCTTGCCTTCAACGGCCTGGCGCCCCTGCGCCTGCCCGGCCCGCCGCCCTCCACGGAGTTCGGCCTGGTCAACCGCGAGGGCCGCCCCTGGACGCCGCTGATGACGGCCTTCGCCGCCTGGCTGCGCGAGGTTTCGTCCGCGGCCGGACACTTGCCGCCGGCGAAACCGCCATCTACGCTCGGCGGGTGA
- a CDS encoding cation diffusion facilitator family transporter: MSVRFLRRHGYEHDHDDAHDRGVASPRAHGHSHGAAGGLDLRTAEGIRAARWSSLALLVTGAIELVIFALGNSAGLLADAMHNLGDVTTTLAIWAAFTFARREANERFPYGYHRAEDLAGMFVLIVMVASGIAAGYESLQHLLTGSHPSHLALSAVAAFVGFAGNELTAQYKTRVGRRIGSVSLEADGAHSRVDGLVSLAALAGIGGVAAGFERADGLAGVLITLVIAGVIVSTARGVIGRGMDAVDPALTSQVRSVAAAVPDVLDVHDVRLRWAGRALFVSLSIALPPQLPLAQAHDAAEAVRHALLHQVEGVQAVDVHMDPAAEHEAAHSLTAHHDRD; the protein is encoded by the coding sequence ATGAGCGTGCGTTTCCTGCGCCGACACGGCTACGAGCATGACCATGACGACGCGCACGACCGCGGAGTCGCGTCGCCGCGGGCACACGGCCACAGTCACGGCGCGGCCGGCGGCCTCGACCTGCGTACGGCCGAGGGCATCCGCGCCGCGCGCTGGAGCAGCCTGGCGCTGCTGGTCACCGGTGCGATCGAGCTGGTCATCTTTGCCCTCGGGAACAGCGCCGGCCTGCTGGCCGACGCGATGCACAACCTGGGCGACGTGACGACGACGCTCGCGATCTGGGCCGCCTTCACCTTTGCGCGGCGCGAGGCGAACGAACGCTTCCCCTACGGCTACCATCGCGCCGAAGACCTTGCCGGCATGTTTGTGCTGATCGTGATGGTGGCGAGCGGCATCGCCGCGGGCTACGAGTCGCTGCAACACCTGCTGACGGGTTCGCACCCGAGCCACCTGGCGCTCAGCGCCGTGGCGGCGTTCGTCGGCTTCGCCGGCAACGAGCTGACGGCGCAGTACAAGACGCGCGTGGGCCGGCGCATCGGCTCGGTTTCACTGGAGGCGGACGGCGCCCATTCCCGCGTCGACGGGCTGGTCTCGCTGGCGGCGCTGGCGGGTATCGGCGGCGTGGCCGCGGGCTTTGAGCGGGCGGACGGCCTGGCCGGCGTGCTGATCACGCTGGTGATCGCCGGCGTGATCGTCAGCACGGCGCGCGGGGTGATCGGCCGCGGCATGGACGCCGTCGATCCGGCGCTGACCAGCCAGGTACGAAGCGTCGCCGCCGCGGTGCCCGACGTGCTCGACGTGCACGATGTGCGCCTGCGCTGGGCGGGGCGGGCGTTGTTTGTTTCGCTCAGCATCGCCCTGCCGCCGCAGCTGCCGCTGGCGCAGGCGCACGACGCGGCCGAAGCCGTGCGCCATGCCCTGCTGCACCAGGTCGAGGGCGTGCAGGCCGTGGACGTGCACATGGACCCCGCCGCCGAGCACGAGGCCGCGCACAGCCTCACGGCGCACCACGACCGCGATTGA